The following coding sequences lie in one Megalodesulfovibrio gigas DSM 1382 = ATCC 19364 genomic window:
- a CDS encoding glycosyltransferase → MAAQQVGPPRCLPAPLLGCAACLAVMTQLGGIGRNAPAMAALWLAGFALLIVFYTGTVRKDGPRLFWPILTLGLLLRGLFFLQLDVSNDVYRYVWEGWLQLQGINPFAWTPDAPALEPLRGGPMASIWPHINHKDYAAVYPPLAQLVFRLAAACAPTVLAAKTAVLAFELLTLACVARLVRIRDLPDAALALYALNPLVLLYFSGEGHLDAIMAGCTAVALLCFQKNRPDWDRLGFCFLGLAGMAKFLAFALLPCFVTRRNVRGLWWAALPLVLWLPFVDAGPALLESVLQFGREMHFNDVLCSLLRPVFGAATPLAAGLGLLVTLAGIWLSVQERLRAAFLSSLAVLVWLPTLHPWYLLLPAMLLPLFPSRTVLALMGVQVWTFAVYHVEYQTGMFAEITWLRDLAHLPVLALLVRGLWRSDALLPRRYPPPASLSVIIPVLNEAERLRHCLGSLRRAVTTLQHALPHQRPVAVEILVADGGSYDDSLDVARETRCLVIHAPRGRGRQIAAAADVASGDVLLILHADVTIHPDALVRLVHLLDTRPEVVHGALGMGFESRQDEWWVIAMLNALRARCTDICFGDQAQWIRREPLRQLGGFPAQWLMEDVELSLQAKELGPAHVQPWRQAGVTASTRGWQRKGLGQGLRDVLWLFFRYLVERRLGIVQEQDPEARRYYERYYGRAAREAWEIEDEFEIEIERSVW, encoded by the coding sequence GTGGCTGCGCAACAAGTAGGCCCGCCGCGTTGCCTGCCGGCCCCCCTGCTGGGCTGCGCCGCCTGTCTGGCGGTCATGACCCAGCTGGGAGGCATCGGCCGCAACGCCCCGGCCATGGCGGCCCTCTGGCTCGCCGGCTTCGCGCTCCTGATCGTCTTTTACACGGGGACCGTCCGCAAGGATGGTCCCCGTTTGTTTTGGCCCATCCTCACCCTGGGCCTGCTGCTGCGCGGCCTCTTTTTTCTGCAGCTCGACGTCTCCAACGACGTCTATCGCTATGTCTGGGAAGGCTGGCTGCAGCTGCAGGGCATCAATCCCTTTGCCTGGACGCCGGACGCCCCTGCCCTGGAGCCCCTGCGCGGCGGGCCCATGGCCTCCATCTGGCCGCACATCAACCATAAAGACTACGCCGCCGTCTATCCGCCCCTGGCCCAGCTGGTGTTCCGCCTGGCCGCGGCCTGCGCTCCCACGGTCCTCGCTGCCAAGACTGCGGTGCTGGCCTTCGAGCTGCTGACCCTGGCCTGCGTGGCCCGGCTGGTGCGGATCCGCGACCTGCCCGACGCCGCCCTGGCCCTCTACGCGCTCAACCCGCTGGTGCTGCTCTATTTTTCCGGCGAAGGACACCTGGACGCCATCATGGCCGGCTGCACGGCCGTGGCCCTGTTGTGCTTTCAGAAGAACCGGCCCGACTGGGACCGCCTGGGCTTTTGCTTCCTGGGTCTGGCCGGCATGGCCAAGTTCCTGGCCTTTGCGCTGCTGCCATGTTTTGTCACGCGCCGCAACGTCCGCGGGCTTTGGTGGGCCGCCCTGCCCCTTGTGCTCTGGCTACCGTTTGTGGATGCCGGCCCGGCCCTGCTGGAGTCCGTCCTGCAGTTCGGCCGGGAGATGCACTTCAACGATGTCCTGTGCAGTCTGCTGCGGCCGGTCTTCGGCGCGGCCACGCCCCTGGCTGCGGGCCTGGGCCTGCTTGTGACCCTGGCCGGCATCTGGCTCTCCGTGCAGGAACGGCTGCGCGCCGCGTTCCTGAGCAGTCTGGCGGTGCTGGTCTGGCTGCCCACCCTGCACCCCTGGTATCTGCTGCTGCCGGCCATGCTGCTGCCCCTGTTCCCCTCCCGGACGGTCCTGGCCCTCATGGGTGTGCAGGTCTGGACCTTTGCCGTGTACCACGTGGAATACCAGACGGGCATGTTTGCGGAAATCACCTGGCTGCGGGATCTGGCCCACCTCCCCGTGCTGGCCCTGCTGGTGCGGGGGCTCTGGCGAAGCGATGCCCTTTTGCCGCGGCGCTATCCGCCGCCGGCATCCCTGAGCGTCATCATTCCCGTGCTCAACGAGGCCGAGCGCCTGCGCCACTGTCTGGGCTCCCTGCGTCGGGCCGTGACCACGCTGCAGCACGCCCTGCCGCATCAGCGCCCCGTGGCGGTGGAAATCCTCGTGGCCGACGGCGGTTCCTACGACGACAGCCTGGACGTGGCCCGGGAGACGCGCTGTCTGGTGATCCATGCCCCGCGCGGCCGGGGCCGGCAGATCGCCGCGGCGGCCGACGTGGCCAGCGGCGACGTGCTCCTCATTCTGCATGCGGACGTGACCATCCATCCCGATGCCCTGGTGCGACTGGTGCACCTCCTGGACACCCGGCCCGAGGTCGTGCATGGCGCCCTGGGCATGGGCTTCGAATCCCGGCAGGACGAGTGGTGGGTCATCGCCATGCTCAACGCCCTGCGGGCCCGCTGCACAGACATCTGTTTCGGGGATCAGGCCCAGTGGATCCGCCGCGAGCCCCTGCGGCAACTGGGTGGCTTTCCTGCACAATGGCTCATGGAGGATGTGGAACTCTCCCTGCAGGCCAAGGAGCTTGGCCCGGCGCACGTCCAGCCCTGGCGGCAGGCCGGCGTCACGGCCTCCACCCGCGGCTGGCAGCGCAAGGGGCTGGGGCAGGGCTTGCGCGATGTGCTGTGGCTCTTCTTCCGCTACCTCGTCGAGCGCCGGCTGGGCATCGTGCAGGAGCAGGATCCCGAGGCGCGGCGCTACTACGAACGCTACTACGGCCGCGCCGCCCGGGAAGCCTGGGAAATCGAAGACGAATTTGAGATCGAGATCGAACGCTCCGTCTGGTGA
- a CDS encoding methyl-accepting chemotaxis protein, with the protein MLARIRSSLALRLALLVAGLCFAVFVVLAWMGNASQRDNMLHQLAESMDDEAELLYLSIEKPMIVGDDASTRKEFATLGRKFTETSLYLTDFTGNITYSTTSSDVRRDFAQAVNVPAIQAMLQKGLAQPIREGSLVQTDGRSLFVEVFSVENQPSCHHCHGASEPILGCMVIMKNVDPAMAAIANQTFNSALYSLAGGVLLVGTLLAFLRRVVLRPITRLAAASDAVAAGNYASHFILPGSDELAALSRNLEAMLQEIKTRLGFAQGVLKGVTYPCVLVDPDNTILYCNQELLSLFQKRGRPEDYLQTNASVFFYDDASRDTTALLAVRQNQRQARELTFRLPSGELTVNISATPITDLDGKPLGGFALYFDLTAIRAQEARIASQNVQMQEIAAQARIIMDRLVASSEELASQVEETAQGAHDQHQRTRQTAAAMEEMNATVLEVAGSASNAAQLTEDMRQEAGQGEAVVDETVAAIGSVAQETQSLQRAMEELDKQAEGIGAIMQVIQDIADQTNLLALNAAIEAARAGDAGRGFAVVADEVRKLAEKTMTATKDVAQSVSSIQAGVRKNSQAVHVAASSVDKATNQARHSRDALERIVTLAGQASDQVRSIAAASEQQSAASEEITRAVEAIHGIANENSLAMAEASKALNILAGLASELETLVQQLNT; encoded by the coding sequence ATGCTCGCACGCATTCGCTCCTCCCTGGCCCTCCGGCTGGCCCTGCTGGTGGCGGGCCTGTGTTTTGCCGTCTTTGTCGTCCTGGCCTGGATGGGCAACGCCAGCCAGCGCGACAACATGCTGCATCAGCTTGCGGAATCCATGGATGACGAGGCCGAGCTGCTGTATCTGTCCATCGAAAAGCCCATGATCGTGGGCGACGATGCATCCACCCGCAAGGAATTCGCGACCCTGGGCCGCAAATTCACGGAAACCTCGCTCTATCTGACAGACTTCACCGGCAACATCACCTACTCCACCACTTCCTCTGATGTCCGCCGCGACTTTGCCCAGGCGGTCAACGTGCCGGCAATCCAGGCCATGCTGCAAAAAGGCCTGGCCCAGCCCATCCGGGAGGGGTCTTTGGTGCAAACAGACGGCCGCAGCCTGTTTGTAGAAGTCTTTTCCGTGGAGAATCAGCCGTCCTGCCACCATTGTCATGGTGCATCGGAACCCATCCTGGGCTGCATGGTCATCATGAAGAATGTGGACCCGGCCATGGCAGCCATCGCAAACCAGACCTTCAACTCCGCCCTGTACTCCCTGGCCGGGGGCGTGCTGCTGGTGGGGACCCTGCTGGCCTTTTTGCGCCGCGTGGTGCTCCGTCCCATCACCCGTTTGGCCGCCGCCTCCGATGCCGTGGCCGCCGGCAACTATGCCAGCCACTTCATCCTGCCCGGTTCCGACGAGCTGGCCGCCCTCTCCCGCAACCTGGAAGCCATGCTCCAGGAAATCAAGACCCGGCTCGGCTTTGCCCAGGGCGTGCTCAAGGGCGTCACGTATCCGTGCGTGCTGGTGGATCCCGACAACACCATCCTCTACTGCAATCAGGAGCTGCTCTCCCTGTTCCAGAAACGCGGCCGGCCAGAGGACTACCTGCAGACCAACGCCTCGGTATTTTTCTATGACGACGCCTCCCGGGACACCACCGCCCTGCTGGCCGTCAGGCAGAACCAGCGTCAGGCCCGGGAGCTCACCTTCCGACTGCCGTCGGGCGAACTGACCGTGAACATCAGCGCCACGCCCATCACCGATCTGGACGGCAAGCCCCTGGGCGGCTTCGCGCTGTATTTCGACCTCACGGCCATCCGCGCCCAGGAGGCTAGAATCGCCAGCCAGAACGTGCAAATGCAGGAAATCGCCGCCCAGGCCCGCATCATCATGGATCGTCTGGTTGCCTCGTCCGAGGAACTGGCCAGCCAGGTGGAGGAGACGGCCCAGGGCGCCCACGACCAGCACCAGCGCACCCGACAGACGGCCGCCGCCATGGAAGAAATGAACGCCACCGTGCTGGAGGTGGCCGGCAGCGCCAGCAACGCCGCCCAGTTGACCGAAGACATGCGGCAGGAGGCTGGCCAGGGCGAAGCCGTGGTGGATGAAACCGTGGCCGCCATCGGCAGCGTGGCCCAGGAAACCCAGAGCCTGCAGCGGGCCATGGAAGAGCTGGACAAGCAGGCCGAGGGCATCGGCGCCATCATGCAGGTCATCCAGGACATCGCGGACCAGACCAACCTGCTGGCCCTGAATGCCGCCATCGAGGCTGCCAGGGCAGGCGATGCAGGCAGGGGCTTTGCCGTGGTGGCCGACGAGGTGCGCAAGCTGGCGGAAAAGACCATGACCGCCACCAAGGACGTGGCGCAATCCGTCTCTTCCATCCAGGCGGGGGTACGCAAAAACTCCCAGGCCGTGCACGTGGCGGCTTCGTCCGTGGACAAGGCCACCAATCAGGCCCGCCACTCCCGGGACGCCCTGGAACGCATCGTCACGCTGGCGGGGCAGGCCTCGGATCAGGTGCGCAGCATCGCCGCAGCCAGCGAGCAGCAGAGCGCGGCCAGCGAGGAAATCACCCGTGCCGTGGAGGCCATCCACGGAATTGCCAACGAAAACTCCCTGGCCATGGCCGAGGCCTCCAAGGCCCTGAACATCCTGGCCGGCCTGGCTTCGGAACTGGAAACGCTGGTCCAGCAGCTCAATACATAA
- a CDS encoding sigma-54 interaction domain-containing protein, which translates to MFKTPQLSAVCNTLQEGLVLIGADGRIQAVNPAMEKLTGYTAGELIGQPCTILQCDVCEKSRREGRDHWCRLFDTRQEHRRRCRILRKDGASVPVLKNASLVMEGEQVLVAVETLTDLTELDLRDRKIEELTRRVEEAPGFHGLVGMSAPMRRLFKSIERAAGSDAPVLILGESGTGKELVAHALHALGARRDGPFIQLNCAALNESLLESELFGHVKGAFTGAVRHRQGRFEAAHGGDLFLDEIGDIPVPMQVKLLRVLETKEVERVGDNRPMPVDVRFISATNRNIPALVAEGTYREDFYYRINVLPLHVPPLRDRLEDIPLLAEHFLHTIAARSGRCAFSLDRPALEALLRHPWPGNVRELKSALEFAAIHAEAETDGRIEVCHLPATVQGQALCPPPQTAATRHADDGLSADEHAEKNALIAALQEAGGNKNAAARLLGVHRGTILNRMRKYGVDVQKSVAANAANNSTNMVKSR; encoded by the coding sequence ATGTTCAAAACCCCTCAGCTTTCCGCCGTCTGCAACACGCTGCAGGAAGGGCTGGTGCTCATCGGGGCGGATGGTCGCATCCAGGCCGTGAATCCGGCCATGGAAAAACTGACCGGCTATACCGCGGGCGAGCTCATCGGCCAGCCCTGCACCATCCTGCAGTGCGACGTGTGCGAGAAATCCCGCCGTGAGGGCCGCGACCACTGGTGCCGGCTGTTCGACACCCGCCAGGAGCACCGCCGCCGGTGCCGGATCCTGCGCAAGGACGGGGCGTCCGTGCCCGTGCTCAAGAACGCCTCGCTGGTGATGGAGGGGGAGCAGGTGCTGGTGGCCGTGGAGACCCTGACCGACCTGACCGAGCTGGATCTGCGCGACCGCAAAATAGAAGAGCTGACCCGCCGCGTGGAGGAAGCGCCAGGGTTTCATGGGCTGGTGGGCATGAGCGCGCCCATGCGCAGGCTGTTCAAGTCCATTGAGCGTGCCGCCGGCAGCGACGCGCCGGTGCTCATCCTGGGCGAGTCCGGCACGGGCAAGGAGCTGGTGGCCCATGCCCTGCATGCCCTGGGCGCGCGGCGCGACGGGCCGTTTATCCAGCTCAACTGCGCGGCGCTCAACGAATCCCTGCTGGAAAGCGAGCTGTTCGGCCATGTGAAGGGCGCCTTCACCGGCGCGGTGCGGCATCGGCAGGGCCGGTTCGAGGCTGCCCACGGCGGGGATCTGTTCCTGGACGAGATCGGCGACATCCCCGTGCCCATGCAGGTCAAGCTCCTGCGCGTGCTGGAGACCAAGGAAGTGGAACGCGTGGGGGACAACCGCCCCATGCCCGTGGACGTGCGATTCATCTCCGCCACCAACCGCAACATCCCGGCCCTGGTGGCGGAAGGCACCTATCGGGAAGATTTTTATTATCGCATCAATGTCCTGCCCCTGCACGTCCCGCCCCTGCGGGATCGGCTGGAGGACATTCCCCTGCTGGCCGAGCATTTTCTGCACACCATCGCCGCCCGCAGCGGCCGCTGCGCCTTCAGTCTGGACCGCCCTGCCCTGGAGGCCCTGCTGCGGCACCCGTGGCCCGGCAATGTGCGCGAGCTCAAAAGCGCCCTGGAATTCGCCGCCATCCACGCCGAGGCCGAAACCGACGGCCGCATCGAGGTCTGCCACCTGCCTGCCACGGTGCAGGGGCAGGCCCTGTGCCCGCCGCCCCAGACTGCCGCCACCCGGCACGCCGACGACGGGCTGAGCGCCGACGAACACGCGGAAAAAAACGCCCTCATCGCCGCACTGCAGGAAGCCGGCGGCAACAAGAACGCCGCGGCGCGCCTGCTGGGCGTGCACCGGGGCACCATTTTGAACAGAATGCGCAAATATGGCGTTGATGTGCAAAAATCCGTGGCAGCCAACGCGGCGAATAATTCGACAAATATGGTGAAATCACGATAG
- a CDS encoding glycosyltransferase, whose translation MELLVVIYIVCATILTIYGINCHVMTHLFQRRVAESRKRDAADLEAFYGSQGLTVANSACARLPRVTTQIPIYNEANVIARCIDACAAMEYPAGMHEIQVLDDSTDETRDIVAAKVAEWRAKGVDIVQVHRPDRKGFKAGALRYAQEFCKGDYIAIFDADFVPPKDFLLRSIPYFVDHPEIGFVQGRWDHLNRDESLITQLQAVGIDGHFMIEQSARNYNGLYLNFNGTAGVFSKKAIYDAGNWQDDTLTEDMDLSYRIQLVGYDCRFLIDLAVPAEIPADMAAFKAQQFRWAKGSIQTAIKLMPQVMMHKGSFFKKFQAFMHMSHYGVHPIMLFLAILAMPVMAIGNIGFEGMPFLVFITLLLLSCSGPNRLYMTAQRALGHSFWKTLALIPAMVLFGCGLAVNNTKAVIEAVMGKQSAFVRTPKAGVNGGVKQYKASRSKQHMWELLAGSWCMIGVVCYFADGHYAVGPFLLIYALGFLGVGAMTVGNAFKWLRNK comes from the coding sequence ATGGAACTCCTGGTCGTTATCTACATCGTCTGTGCGACCATCCTGACCATCTACGGCATCAACTGCCACGTGATGACGCACTTGTTTCAGCGTCGCGTGGCTGAATCGCGCAAGCGCGATGCCGCCGATCTGGAGGCCTTCTACGGCTCCCAGGGCCTGACTGTGGCCAACTCCGCCTGCGCCCGGCTGCCTCGTGTGACCACGCAGATTCCCATTTACAACGAAGCCAACGTCATCGCCCGGTGCATCGACGCCTGCGCGGCCATGGAATACCCTGCCGGCATGCATGAAATCCAGGTTCTGGACGACTCCACCGACGAAACCCGCGACATCGTGGCTGCCAAGGTGGCCGAATGGCGCGCCAAGGGTGTGGACATCGTGCAGGTGCACCGCCCCGACCGCAAGGGCTTCAAGGCCGGCGCCCTGCGCTACGCCCAGGAATTCTGCAAGGGCGACTACATCGCCATCTTTGACGCAGACTTCGTGCCGCCCAAGGACTTCCTGCTGCGCTCCATCCCCTATTTTGTGGATCATCCCGAAATCGGCTTTGTCCAGGGCCGCTGGGACCACCTGAACCGCGACGAGAGCCTCATCACCCAGCTGCAGGCCGTGGGCATCGACGGGCACTTCATGATCGAGCAGAGCGCCCGCAACTACAATGGCCTGTACCTGAACTTCAACGGCACTGCCGGCGTGTTCAGCAAGAAAGCCATCTACGATGCCGGCAACTGGCAGGATGACACCCTGACCGAAGACATGGACCTGTCCTACCGCATCCAGCTCGTGGGCTACGACTGCCGCTTCCTCATCGATCTGGCCGTGCCTGCGGAAATCCCGGCCGACATGGCCGCCTTCAAGGCGCAGCAGTTTCGCTGGGCCAAGGGCTCCATCCAGACGGCCATCAAGCTCATGCCCCAGGTGATGATGCACAAGGGCTCCTTCTTCAAGAAGTTCCAGGCCTTCATGCACATGAGCCACTACGGCGTGCACCCCATCATGCTGTTCCTGGCCATTCTGGCCATGCCCGTGATGGCCATCGGCAATATCGGCTTTGAAGGCATGCCCTTCCTGGTCTTCATCACCCTGCTGCTGCTCTCCTGCTCCGGCCCCAACCGGCTGTACATGACGGCGCAGCGCGCCCTGGGCCATTCCTTCTGGAAGACCCTGGCGCTCATCCCGGCCATGGTGCTCTTCGGCTGCGGTCTGGCTGTGAACAACACCAAGGCCGTCATTGAAGCCGTGATGGGCAAGCAGAGCGCCTTTGTGCGCACGCCCAAGGCCGGCGTGAACGGCGGCGTCAAGCAGTACAAGGCCTCCCGCTCCAAGCAGCACATGTGGGAACTGCTGGCCGGCTCCTGGTGCATGATCGGCGTGGTGTGCTACTTTGCCGACGGCCACTATGCGGTGGGCCCCTTCCTGCTCATCTATGCCCTGGGCTTCCTGGGTGTGGGCGCCATGACCGTGGGGAACGCCTTCAAGTGGCTGCGCAACAAGTAG
- a CDS encoding 4Fe-4S dicluster domain-containing protein: MTTPLSRRQFLGGLGLLGVAGATAALPAAPARAASPHSGELATLLDLSKCVGCGACAQACKDANAARFPEPKKPFPPMLPKRVKVEDWSDKREVDDRLTPYTWLYIDHFEGQRDGQPFELHMPRRCMHCQNPPCANLCPWGSCSKDDRGVVEIDPVTCLGGAKCRDVCPWSIPQRQTGVGLYLDLLPRFAGNGVMYKCDRCAARLDAGQLPACIEACPFEVQQIGPREEIVAKAKALAAEMHGFVYGLDENGGTNTIYVSPVPFETLEASRAKGPGRPHLAAVEDPFENQTLLAAALVAAPLAGLAGAALRTVSRMKRGADHE; the protein is encoded by the coding sequence ATGACAACACCCCTTTCTCGTCGCCAATTTCTGGGGGGCCTGGGGCTCCTGGGCGTGGCCGGGGCCACGGCTGCCTTGCCTGCTGCACCGGCCCGGGCCGCCTCGCCGCACTCCGGGGAGCTGGCCACCTTGCTGGATCTGTCCAAATGCGTGGGCTGCGGCGCCTGTGCCCAGGCCTGCAAGGATGCCAACGCCGCCAGATTTCCCGAGCCCAAGAAGCCGTTCCCGCCCATGCTGCCCAAGCGTGTGAAGGTCGAGGACTGGTCTGACAAGCGCGAGGTGGACGACCGCCTCACCCCGTACACCTGGCTGTACATCGATCACTTCGAGGGGCAGCGCGACGGCCAGCCCTTCGAGCTGCACATGCCGCGGCGCTGCATGCACTGCCAGAATCCGCCCTGCGCCAATCTCTGCCCCTGGGGCTCCTGCAGCAAGGACGACCGCGGCGTGGTGGAAATCGATCCAGTCACCTGCCTGGGCGGGGCCAAGTGCCGGGATGTCTGCCCCTGGTCCATCCCACAACGGCAAACCGGCGTGGGCCTGTACCTGGATTTGTTGCCTCGCTTTGCCGGCAACGGCGTCATGTACAAGTGCGACCGCTGTGCCGCCCGGCTGGATGCAGGGCAGCTGCCGGCCTGCATCGAGGCCTGTCCCTTCGAGGTCCAGCAGATCGGCCCGCGCGAGGAGATCGTGGCCAAGGCCAAGGCCCTGGCGGCGGAAATGCACGGCTTTGTGTACGGCCTTGACGAGAACGGCGGCACCAACACCATCTACGTCTCTCCCGTACCCTTCGAGACGCTGGAGGCTTCCCGGGCCAAGGGGCCGGGGCGGCCGCATCTGGCGGCGGTGGAGGACCCGTTTGAGAATCAGACCCTGCTGGCAGCGGCCCTGGTGGCGGCGCCCCTGGCCGGTCTGGCCGGGGCGGCCCTGCGGACGGTCAGCCGGATGAAGCGGGGGGCGGACCATGAATAA
- a CDS encoding tetrathionate reductase family octaheme c-type cytochrome, whose protein sequence is MRIRSTSIHWRAGPALALLGAVMLLTAIAAVSLASQPAPQPLAHAPKETRWITADHSKFPALQGNFTSGPEVTKACLSCHTEAASQIHKTIHWTWKCPHDETGTMGKYGKTLNNFCVAVPSNEPRCTSCHIGYGFKDKTFDFSDANKIDCLVCHDRTGTYKKFPTMAGNPVSEPTVFPEDNTTYLPPDWNKVAQGVGRPDRTNCGNCHFYGGGGDAVKHGDLDSSMVNPPRTLDVHMAKDGANFTCARCHTTEAHRIAGRCYKTPAATHRKSLVEDDTVSRITCESCHTSTPHKPGVKANDHTDKVACQTCHIPAFARELATKMSWDWSTAGKMKDGKPFKTKNEFGVSSYDSKKGDFDWQKNVVPVYAWFNGTMEYLTIDDTINPDTRVAINSPVGAREDVNSRIYPFKMHTGKQPYDTKLKRFVIPHLFGKDDAAYWKSYDWAKAIAAGMDYIKQEYSGEYGFVETSYVFQTTHMVAPKEQSLACESCHTRENSRLQQLAGFYMPGRDSVSVIDQLGWGLVILSLAGVFMHGLARVIASKKRS, encoded by the coding sequence ATGCGAATTCGCAGCACATCCATTCACTGGCGGGCCGGACCGGCCCTGGCCCTGTTGGGGGCCGTAATGCTGCTGACCGCCATCGCGGCCGTCAGTCTGGCGTCCCAGCCGGCGCCGCAGCCCCTGGCCCATGCCCCCAAGGAAACGCGGTGGATTACGGCGGATCATTCCAAGTTCCCGGCCTTGCAAGGGAACTTCACGTCCGGACCAGAGGTGACCAAGGCCTGCCTTTCCTGCCACACCGAGGCGGCCAGCCAGATCCACAAGACCATCCACTGGACCTGGAAGTGCCCGCATGACGAGACGGGCACCATGGGCAAGTATGGAAAAACGCTGAACAACTTCTGCGTGGCCGTGCCCTCGAACGAGCCGCGCTGCACCTCCTGCCACATCGGCTACGGCTTCAAGGACAAGACGTTCGACTTCTCCGACGCCAACAAGATTGACTGTCTGGTCTGCCATGACCGCACCGGCACCTATAAGAAGTTCCCCACCATGGCCGGCAATCCCGTCTCCGAGCCCACGGTCTTTCCCGAGGACAACACCACCTATCTGCCGCCGGACTGGAACAAGGTGGCCCAGGGCGTGGGCCGGCCGGACCGCACCAACTGCGGCAACTGTCACTTTTATGGTGGCGGTGGCGACGCCGTGAAGCATGGGGATCTGGATTCCTCCATGGTCAATCCGCCGCGCACCCTGGATGTGCACATGGCCAAGGACGGCGCCAACTTCACCTGCGCGCGCTGCCATACCACCGAGGCGCACCGCATCGCCGGCCGCTGCTACAAGACACCAGCCGCCACCCATCGCAAGAGTCTGGTGGAGGACGATACCGTCTCGCGCATTACCTGCGAATCCTGCCACACCAGCACCCCGCACAAGCCGGGTGTGAAGGCCAATGACCACACCGACAAGGTGGCCTGCCAGACGTGCCACATCCCCGCCTTTGCCCGGGAACTGGCCACCAAGATGAGCTGGGACTGGTCCACCGCCGGCAAGATGAAGGACGGCAAGCCGTTCAAGACCAAGAATGAATTCGGAGTCTCGTCTTACGACTCCAAGAAGGGCGACTTCGACTGGCAGAAAAATGTGGTGCCGGTTTACGCATGGTTCAACGGGACCATGGAATACCTGACCATCGACGACACCATCAATCCCGACACCCGCGTGGCCATCAATTCGCCCGTGGGGGCTCGGGAAGACGTCAATTCCCGCATCTACCCGTTCAAGATGCACACCGGCAAGCAGCCCTATGACACCAAGTTGAAGCGCTTCGTCATTCCGCATCTCTTCGGCAAGGACGACGCCGCATACTGGAAGAGCTACGACTGGGCCAAGGCCATTGCCGCGGGCATGGACTACATCAAGCAGGAATATTCCGGCGAGTACGGCTTTGTGGAGACGAGCTACGTGTTCCAGACCACGCACATGGTGGCGCCCAAGGAACAGAGCCTGGCCTGCGAATCCTGCCACACACGCGAGAACAGCCGCCTGCAGCAGTTGGCCGGGTTCTACATGCCCGGGCGCGACAGCGTCTCCGTCATCGACCAGCTCGGCTGGGGTCTGGTGATTCTGTCCCTGGCCGGCGTGTTCATGCACGGTCTGGCCCGTGTCATCGCATCCAAGAAAAGGAGCTGA
- a CDS encoding VOC family protein: MTLQDVSHGMINWSELMTTDPARARAFYGELLGWTFEDYPSCGCQYAIVKVGERVIGGIMDMPPEALELGAPPNWGCYITVDDVDVTVDKAKALGAQAIIEPRNIPEVGRFAVIRDPQGAVISFISYGMVR; this comes from the coding sequence ATGACCCTTCAGGACGTCTCGCATGGCATGATTAACTGGAGCGAACTCATGACCACCGATCCTGCGCGGGCGAGGGCGTTTTACGGGGAGCTTCTGGGGTGGACCTTCGAGGACTACCCGTCCTGTGGGTGCCAGTATGCCATCGTCAAGGTGGGCGAGCGGGTGATCGGCGGCATCATGGACATGCCGCCCGAGGCTCTGGAACTTGGCGCGCCGCCTAACTGGGGCTGCTACATCACCGTGGACGATGTGGACGTGACAGTGGACAAAGCCAAGGCCCTGGGGGCTCAGGCCATCATCGAGCCGCGCAATATTCCAGAGGTGGGGCGCTTTGCCGTCATTCGCGATCCGCAAGGCGCGGTCATCAGCTTCATTTCCTACGGCATGGTCCGATAG
- a CDS encoding cytochrome c family protein, producing the protein MPAIVLASVLCCIPEALRAGEGLVYVGSKACADCHAEQYERFEAHSKKPHSWRSVEIMRSNLKPAELQECYDCHTTGHGKPGGFVSYEKTPHLAEVGCETCHGPGSAHAEAGDTSLITRRPAIETCKTCHNETRVQDFNFKPLLFSGAH; encoded by the coding sequence ATGCCGGCAATCGTGCTGGCATCCGTGCTTTGTTGCATTCCCGAAGCGTTACGCGCCGGCGAGGGGCTGGTGTATGTGGGCTCCAAGGCGTGCGCGGACTGCCATGCCGAGCAGTATGAACGCTTCGAGGCGCATTCCAAAAAACCGCACTCCTGGAGAAGCGTGGAAATCATGCGCTCCAACCTCAAGCCGGCGGAGCTGCAGGAGTGTTACGACTGCCACACCACCGGCCACGGCAAGCCGGGCGGGTTCGTCAGCTACGAAAAGACCCCGCATCTGGCCGAGGTGGGCTGCGAAACCTGCCACGGCCCTGGCAGTGCGCATGCCGAAGCCGGTGACACCAGCCTCATCACCCGTCGCCCGGCCATCGAGACCTGCAAGACCTGCCACAACGAGACGCGGGTGCAGGACTTCAACTTCAAGCCGCTGCTCTTCAGCGGCGCCCATTAA